The following nucleotide sequence is from Melioribacteraceae bacterium.
TAAAGACAGTTACTTTACCGCCATCTTTTATTTTATTTTCTCTGTTGCATCTTCCGGCAGCCTGCGCAATGGAATCAAGTCCTGATAATGCTCGGTAAACAACCGGAAAATCAATATCAACTCCGGCTTCAACAATTTGTGTGCTAATTACGCGAATCGACTCATTATTTTTTAATTTACTTTTTATATCGGAAATAACTTCACTTCTTTCCTCACCGCACATATACCCTGAAAGATGAATAGTTCCTTCTGGCATTTGCTTATGAATCTGCCTGCAATCATCTTTTCTATTTACAATGCAGAGTACTCGATGATAAGACTTTAATTGTTCTGCAATTTCTTCATAGCTTTGTCGCTCGGTTAGGTCTTTGGGGATCTCTACTTTTACTCTTTTAAATTCTAAGGCAAGAGAGTCTGGGTCATCAATTATTTCGGTTACTTTTTCAAGTCCGTCAATTACTGAAGTATCACTTCCAATTTTTCCTTTGAGCGCCGGTTGAGTCGCAGACATCAGTAAGACAGTTACACCGAAAAATTTAACTAATCCATTTAACACACTTATAATTGGTTTTAAATAATCTGTTGGAATCATTTGTGCTTCATCAAGAATAATTATGCTGTTTGCAATGTTGTGTAATTTTCTGCATGCCGAGGTTCTGTTTGCAAATAATGATTCAAAAAGCTGCACGTTTGTAGTTACAATAATTGGTGCGTCCCAATTTTCTTTTGCTAGTCGATTATTATGATTTTCATCTTCGGGATCCAGATTGCTGTGGTGTTCAACTACCTGATCTTCTCCAAAAAGAAATTTACCTTCTGATTTAAATTTTTCTATTTCTTCATCTATATCACTTCCGTATTTAAATACTTTTGATGTCTGTTCAATTATACTTGTGTATGGAATTGCTACTATTACTCTTTTCTTATCGTGTTTTATTGCGTGCTTAAGTGCAAAAGCCATTGAAGATAAAGTTTTTCCGCCACCAGTAGGGACTGTTAAAGAAAAGAAACCTGGCTCTAACTTTGCTTTATCAATACATTGTTTCAAAATTTTATTTCTTTTTTTATTGAGTTCGGATTCTGATTGTTTCGAATATAAATAATCATCAAGTTTTTTCTGAAGTTCTGAAATTGGTAAATAATCCCCGCGCACCTTCTCTTCCATATATTTTTCTGTATCTAGAAAATCAGCATCAACAAGGCAAGAGAAAAGCATTCTGATCCAAAGATGATTTTGTTCTATTGCTTCTTTACTGTTTCCACATTTGTAGTTGGCAGGAATTGAAGTCGGAATTGGTGATTCAAGAAACGGTTTTGCTTCTTTAATAGGTTTTATCTTTTCCAAATCATCAATTATTAGATTTCCATTTTCATCAAACAATCTTTGATAAAGCTGTGGAGTCCAATCCGGCAAACCGGAATGATGGCCGCCAATTGCATAAGCTAAAGCATTAGCCATTTTAGATTTTTTGAATTTCTCAAAAATGTAAACTGATCCAGCAGTACTATGATTTGGTCTGGTGCCTAAATTTTCAATATGAGCATCAGGATCAGGATAACCTGAATTTCTAAATAAATATTTTTGCCAATCAGGATTATACTTACCAAGATCATGAAGATAGCCCGCCAATTCGGCCCAATCTCTATTCTTGAATTCCTCAGCAAACTTACCGGCAAGATTTGCAACATCTTTAAGGTGATCATTTAGATAATGTGGTTCTTTCCAGCTTCCATCTTCATTTTGT
It contains:
- the cas3 gene encoding CRISPR-associated helicase Cas3' codes for the protein MKKDFIAHVKQNEDGSWKEPHYLNDHLKDVANLAGKFAEEFKNRDWAELAGYLHDLGKYNPDWQKYLFRNSGYPDPDAHIENLGTRPNHSTAGSVYIFEKFKKSKMANALAYAIGGHHSGLPDWTPQLYQRLFDENGNLIIDDLEKIKPIKEAKPFLESPIPTSIPANYKCGNSKEAIEQNHLWIRMLFSCLVDADFLDTEKYMEEKVRGDYLPISELQKKLDDYLYSKQSESELNKKRNKILKQCIDKAKLEPGFFSLTVPTGGGKTLSSMAFALKHAIKHDKKRVIVAIPYTSIIEQTSKVFKYGSDIDEEIEKFKSEGKFLFGEDQVVEHHSNLDPEDENHNNRLAKENWDAPIIVTTNVQLFESLFANRTSACRKLHNIANSIIILDEAQMIPTDYLKPIISVLNGLVKFFGVTVLLMSATQPALKGKIGSDTSVIDGLEKVTEIIDDPDSLALEFKRVKVEIPKDLTERQSYEEIAEQLKSYHRVLCIVNRKDDCRQIHKQMPEGTIHLSGYMCGEERSEVISDIKSKLKNNESIRVISTQIVEAGVDIDFPVVYRALSGLDSIAQAAGRCNRENKIKDGGKVTVFNPPKPSPVGFLRKAEDAGKAVIRNKTNLELIPSIYSEYYKYLYSNLITFDKADFQHYILNDTSDFHFSFKTFAQKFNMIDSTKQYSIIVWYESKKSKIDSRDLIKQLRYNPTKELLRKLQRYVVNVPIYIFNNIKNANYVEDINGYWVQCDENLYKPGLGLLGNESDWIIGDGVV